Sequence from the Streptomyces puniciscabiei genome:
CGACACGGCGACGGTGATCGCGGTGTCCGCGGCGCGGGGCGGCTTCGTGCCGATGACGACGGTGCAGCAGTCGACGTCGTTCCAGCGGGCGGTGACCGGTTCGGATGTCCGGATCGAAGCGGTCCTGACGAAACTGGGCCGCCGGATGGCGTTCGCGGACATCACCCTGAGCGACGCGGGTTCGGGCGCGCTCGCGGCCCGGGCGAGCACGGTGTACGCGATTCTCGGCTGACACGTTCC
This genomic interval carries:
- a CDS encoding PaaI family thioesterase, encoding MTMTPAEADKILSANFAPWVLDLQLAVEAVGEDRAVLRLPWSERLAREGGGLSGQALMAAADTATVIAVSAARGGFVPMTTVQQSTSFQRAVTGSDVRIEAVLTKLGRRMAFADITLSDAGSGALAARASTVYAILG